One Flexivirga aerilata DNA segment encodes these proteins:
- a CDS encoding serine hydrolase domain-containing protein, whose protein sequence is MQFDDATTRLLDARLAAAQRASRAPSVVAGVIADGALAWTGAAGRIDGRPDGETASAATQYRIGSITKTFTAVLTLRLVQDGLVGLTDPIGEHLPELAGALPGVRVSELLTHGAGLPAETDGDWWERSAGRTWEQLVPSIRLIHRPGRRFHYSNSGFAVLGELASRLRGVSWSELVQSQITGPLGMTDTSYGPGTTAAPGLAVHPYADLLHEEPATDTLAMAPAGQLWSTIGDLARFALFLARGNPAVLDDGLRREMQIPTLVNDEPGENWSRAYGFGLDIVNRDGTRYVGHGGSMPGHQAALRIDPETGDGAVLLVNNTAGIGLDAIGLLQLARQHQPRTGTPWTASPAPDPAAANALTGTWFWGPRPHTLTVAGDGTLRLAPERGNGRGSTFAPAGDGDWIGLDEYFAGERLTALPSPQDPTHLDVAGFRFSRTPYDPGADIPGGTGQGWR, encoded by the coding sequence ATGCAGTTCGACGACGCCACGACCCGCCTGCTCGACGCCCGCCTCGCTGCGGCGCAGCGCGCAAGCCGCGCACCGTCGGTGGTCGCCGGGGTCATCGCCGACGGCGCGCTCGCCTGGACCGGCGCCGCCGGTCGCATCGACGGCCGCCCGGACGGTGAAACAGCTTCTGCCGCAACGCAATACCGGATCGGGTCGATCACCAAGACGTTCACCGCGGTGCTGACGCTGCGGCTCGTGCAGGATGGCCTCGTCGGTCTCACCGACCCGATCGGCGAGCACCTGCCGGAGCTCGCGGGCGCGCTGCCCGGCGTCCGCGTCAGCGAGCTGCTCACCCACGGCGCGGGGCTCCCCGCGGAGACCGACGGCGACTGGTGGGAGCGCAGCGCGGGCCGCACCTGGGAGCAACTGGTGCCGAGCATCCGGCTGATCCACCGGCCGGGTCGCCGATTCCACTACAGCAACTCGGGATTCGCCGTCCTCGGCGAGCTCGCGTCCCGGCTGCGTGGCGTGTCCTGGTCGGAGCTGGTGCAGTCGCAGATCACCGGTCCACTCGGGATGACCGACACGTCATACGGCCCGGGGACGACGGCCGCACCCGGTCTCGCGGTGCACCCCTACGCCGACCTGCTGCACGAGGAGCCGGCCACCGACACGCTCGCGATGGCGCCGGCCGGTCAGCTCTGGTCCACGATCGGCGACCTCGCGCGGTTTGCGCTCTTCCTCGCCCGCGGCAACCCGGCCGTCCTGGACGACGGGCTGCGGCGGGAGATGCAGATCCCGACGCTCGTCAACGACGAACCAGGTGAAAACTGGTCTCGCGCCTATGGTTTCGGGCTCGACATCGTCAACCGCGACGGCACCCGCTACGTCGGTCATGGTGGTTCGATGCCGGGCCACCAGGCCGCGTTGCGGATCGACCCGGAGACCGGCGACGGCGCGGTGTTGCTGGTCAACAACACCGCGGGCATCGGCCTCGACGCGATCGGTCTGCTCCAGCTCGCACGGCAGCACCAGCCCCGCACCGGCACGCCGTGGACCGCTTCGCCGGCGCCCGACCCGGCCGCCGCCAACGCGCTCACCGGCACGTGGTTCTGGGGGCCGCGGCCGCACACGCTGACCGTTGCCGGTGACGGCACGCTCCGGCTGGCGCCGGAGCGCGGCAACGGTCGCGGTTCCACCTTCGCGCCGGCGGGAGACGGTGACTGGATCGGCCTGGACGAATACTTCGCCGGCGAGCGCCTGACCGCGCTGCCGTCGCCGCAGGACCCGACTCACCTCGACGTTGCGGGCTTCCGTTTCAGCCGCACACCGTACGATCCCGGGGCAGACATTCCCGGAGGGACCGGGCAAGGCTGGCGCTGA
- a CDS encoding GNAT family N-acetyltransferase, protein MIRLIRPTARLHDSFLDNLLEFESPAARHGHAIRGVSDDQLRDPAGFADWLAQREAYADATTRLPDGLVHETVFWIVDDAAPDRVLGSLALRHELNEALTIIGGHIGYGVRPSARRRGVATQALRLALGEAKGVGLQRVLLTCDEDNPASARTIERCGGVRDEAPAGIRRYWIEI, encoded by the coding sequence GTGATTCGGCTAATCAGGCCGACCGCGCGCCTGCACGACAGCTTTCTCGACAATCTGCTGGAGTTCGAGTCACCGGCCGCCCGGCACGGCCACGCGATCCGCGGCGTGAGCGACGACCAACTGCGCGACCCCGCCGGATTTGCCGACTGGCTCGCGCAGCGTGAGGCGTATGCCGACGCGACGACGCGCCTGCCGGACGGCCTGGTCCACGAGACGGTCTTCTGGATCGTCGACGACGCCGCGCCCGATCGGGTGCTCGGCTCGCTGGCCCTGCGCCACGAACTCAACGAGGCTCTGACCATCATCGGCGGCCACATCGGCTACGGGGTGCGGCCGTCCGCGCGCCGGCGTGGAGTCGCGACGCAGGCGCTGCGGCTGGCACTCGGAGAAGCCAAAGGCGTTGGCCTGCAACGGGTTCTGCTCACCTGCGACGAGGACAACCCGGCTTCGGCGCGCACCATCGAGCGGTGCGGCGGGGTGCGCGACGAGGCGCCCGCCGGGATCCGCCGCTACTGGATCGAGATCTGA
- a CDS encoding TetR/AcrR family transcriptional regulator, giving the protein MATKTPEVRRRPGGRSARVQNAVYDAVGELMARERPDHITIPMVAERAGVNPTSIYRRWGDADALLEEVAVAAFTRDDERVPDTGSFAGDLREWARVIARDITRPHRTRYLRALVAARDGLVEQCPCWTTREEQLAEMTALARTRDERTPGVEQVLNHVIAPLYHHVVFGLPVDDELAQRLVDDVLSMTPRDEYRDEYLSGTK; this is encoded by the coding sequence ATGGCGACCAAGACTCCCGAGGTCCGGCGCCGCCCGGGCGGCCGGAGCGCGCGCGTGCAGAACGCCGTCTACGACGCGGTCGGCGAGCTGATGGCGCGCGAGCGCCCGGACCACATCACCATCCCGATGGTGGCCGAACGCGCCGGCGTCAATCCGACGAGCATCTACCGCCGCTGGGGCGACGCCGACGCCCTGCTGGAGGAGGTCGCGGTCGCGGCGTTCACCCGGGACGACGAACGCGTGCCGGACACCGGATCGTTCGCCGGTGACCTGCGTGAATGGGCGCGGGTGATCGCGCGTGACATCACCCGGCCGCACCGCACGCGCTACCTGCGAGCGCTGGTCGCGGCACGCGACGGACTGGTGGAGCAGTGCCCGTGCTGGACCACCCGGGAGGAGCAGCTCGCCGAGATGACGGCGCTCGCCCGCACCCGGGACGAGCGCACGCCGGGTGTCGAGCAGGTGCTCAACCATGTCATCGCGCCGCTCTACCACCACGTCGTCTTCGGCCTGCCCGTCGACGACGAGCTCGCGCAGCGGCTCGTCGACGACGTGCTGTCCATGACCCCCAGGGACGAATACAGGGACGAATACTTGTCAGGCACAAAGTGA
- a CDS encoding DedA family protein: MEHWLTTIPPFAVYLLAGLAVGIESLGIPVPGEIILVAAAVMSSKHELSISPHGIAISAVCGAVIGDTIGYTVGRRYGHHLFGFLERKFPHHFNKDLIDYAEHVFHRWGMLAVFFGRFIALLRIFAGPLSGSLKMHYPRFLAANLAGAICWAGGTTYLVYYLGKAAEKYLKDFSYVGLGVALLFGLLLSTVLKRRLQRKVEAYAEQRRVEQAAPAAD, encoded by the coding sequence ATGGAGCACTGGCTGACGACGATTCCGCCGTTCGCGGTCTACCTTCTCGCGGGGCTCGCCGTCGGGATCGAGAGCCTCGGCATACCGGTGCCCGGCGAGATCATCCTGGTCGCCGCCGCAGTGATGTCGTCCAAGCACGAGCTGTCGATCAGCCCGCACGGCATCGCGATCTCCGCCGTCTGCGGCGCGGTCATCGGCGACACCATCGGCTACACGGTCGGCCGGCGCTACGGGCATCACCTGTTCGGCTTCCTGGAGCGCAAGTTCCCGCACCACTTCAACAAGGACCTGATCGACTACGCCGAGCACGTCTTCCACCGCTGGGGCATGCTCGCGGTCTTCTTCGGCCGCTTCATCGCACTGCTGCGCATCTTCGCCGGCCCGCTCTCCGGTTCGCTGAAGATGCACTACCCGCGCTTCCTCGCCGCCAACCTCGCCGGCGCGATCTGCTGGGCCGGCGGCACCACCTACCTCGTCTACTACCTCGGCAAGGCGGCCGAGAAGTACCTCAAGGACTTCTCCTACGTCGGTCTCGGCGTCGCACTGCTCTTCGGGCTGCTCCTCTCGACAGTGCTGAAGCGCAGGCTGCAGCGCAAGGTCGAGGCGTATGCCGAGCAGCGTCGCGTCGAGCAAGCGGCCCCGGCTGCCGATTAG
- a CDS encoding exodeoxyribonuclease III: protein MRIITANVNGIRATARRGGLTWLAEQEADVLALQEVRAGEDQLRAALADSKFADWQVAHAPSAAAGRAGVAVLSPHEITAVRAGLPGFEEQGRWVEADIEAPGGMVTVASAYVHTGEAQTPKQTEKFAFLDAMGQRMAALAGDAAAVTGDFNICHTARDLKNWKGNRGKAGFLPEEQAYLDRWLAAGWVDVTRARAGDVDGPYTWWSWRGKAFDNDAGWRIDYVLESPALAVRSGAVAVGRAASYDLRWSDHAAVIVDHD from the coding sequence GTGCGCATCATCACCGCGAACGTCAACGGCATCCGCGCCACCGCCCGGCGCGGCGGCCTGACCTGGCTGGCCGAGCAGGAAGCCGACGTGCTCGCTCTGCAGGAGGTGCGGGCGGGGGAGGACCAGCTGCGCGCCGCGCTCGCCGACTCGAAGTTTGCCGACTGGCAGGTCGCGCACGCGCCCTCCGCCGCGGCCGGCCGGGCCGGGGTCGCGGTGCTCAGCCCGCACGAGATCACCGCGGTGCGGGCCGGCCTGCCCGGATTTGAGGAGCAGGGCCGGTGGGTCGAGGCCGACATCGAGGCACCGGGTGGCATGGTCACGGTCGCGTCGGCCTACGTGCACACGGGGGAGGCGCAGACCCCGAAGCAGACCGAGAAGTTCGCCTTCCTCGACGCGATGGGGCAGCGTATGGCGGCGCTGGCCGGGGACGCCGCGGCCGTGACCGGCGACTTCAACATCTGCCACACCGCGCGGGACCTGAAGAACTGGAAGGGAAATCGCGGCAAGGCAGGGTTTCTTCCCGAGGAGCAGGCCTACCTCGACCGCTGGCTCGCGGCCGGCTGGGTCGATGTCACCCGCGCCCGCGCCGGTGACGTCGACGGCCCCTACACCTGGTGGTCCTGGCGCGGAAAGGCCTTCGACAACGACGCCGGCTGGCGCATCGACTACGTGCTCGAGTCGCCGGCGCTCGCCGTGCGGTCGGGCGCGGTCGCCGTGGGGCGCGCTGCGTCATACGACCTGAGGTGGAGTGACCACGCAGCGGTGATCGTCGACCACGACTGA
- a CDS encoding MFS transporter, with protein sequence MSFRLSRRSGFVVAGLAMVGMMAAAAAPSPLYPIYQQLWGFSSFTLTVIFAVYVVALLATLLTVGSLPDHVGRRPILIAGMVLLGVGMLLFVHASGTGTLLLARIVQGVATGAMTGAVSALIVDLAPSPQRGSMVSSGAPTFGLGFGAALAGALVEYAPWPRYLVYWVLLAAYVVLAVALFYVPEERDGARPPAAVLLRSLRPSLGIAPQTRPVLAGLVPAFVATWALGGLYLSLGSSVVGKLLGVGNHFVVGLVLAGFFVPAAFSLLLAERLPAPRRRVVGLALLGGGVALTVLGVLVTSLPVYLAGSVVAGAGFGITFLVAMGAIVAATPPRSRAQTFATVFVISYTAFSVPAVVAGLAVQGFGLRPTLVGYGVFEVALVLVAASLAARQQGARRV encoded by the coding sequence ATGTCGTTCCGGCTTTCCCGGCGCAGTGGTTTCGTCGTCGCAGGGCTGGCCATGGTCGGGATGATGGCGGCCGCCGCCGCGCCGTCGCCGCTCTACCCGATCTACCAACAGCTCTGGGGTTTCTCGTCATTCACCCTCACCGTGATCTTCGCGGTGTATGTCGTGGCGCTCCTCGCGACGCTGCTCACGGTCGGTTCGCTGCCCGATCACGTCGGGCGCCGGCCGATCCTGATCGCGGGCATGGTGCTCCTCGGGGTCGGGATGCTGCTCTTCGTGCACGCCTCCGGCACCGGCACCCTGTTGCTCGCACGGATCGTGCAGGGCGTCGCGACGGGGGCGATGACCGGGGCCGTGAGCGCGCTGATCGTCGATCTGGCGCCGAGCCCGCAGCGCGGCTCGATGGTGAGCAGCGGCGCGCCGACGTTCGGGCTGGGATTCGGGGCCGCGCTCGCCGGGGCGCTCGTGGAGTACGCGCCGTGGCCGAGATATCTCGTCTACTGGGTGCTGCTCGCGGCATACGTGGTGCTGGCGGTTGCGCTGTTCTACGTGCCCGAGGAGCGCGATGGGGCCCGCCCGCCCGCGGCCGTGCTGCTGCGCAGCCTGCGGCCGAGCCTCGGGATCGCACCGCAGACGCGGCCGGTGCTCGCCGGCCTGGTGCCGGCGTTCGTCGCCACCTGGGCGCTCGGCGGGCTCTACCTGTCGCTCGGGTCGTCCGTGGTCGGCAAGCTGCTCGGCGTCGGCAACCACTTCGTTGTCGGCCTGGTGCTCGCCGGCTTCTTCGTGCCGGCGGCGTTCTCGCTGCTGCTCGCCGAGCGGCTGCCCGCGCCGCGACGACGAGTCGTCGGGCTGGCGCTCCTCGGTGGCGGCGTCGCGCTCACCGTGCTCGGCGTGCTGGTCACCTCGTTGCCGGTCTACCTGGCCGGCTCGGTCGTCGCCGGTGCCGGCTTCGGGATCACTTTCCTGGTGGCGATGGGGGCGATCGTCGCGGCGACGCCTCCGCGAAGCCGCGCGCAGACCTTCGCCACCGTCTTCGTGATCAGCTACACCGCATTCAGCGTGCCGGCCGTCGTGGCCGGGCTCGCCGTCCAGGGCTTCGGTCTGCGACCGACGCTCGTCGGATACGGCGTGTTCGAGGTCGCCCTGGTGCTGGTCGCCGCGAGCCTTGCGGCGCGGCAGCAGGGAGCACGGCGCGTATGA
- a CDS encoding helix-turn-helix transcriptional regulator, which translates to MSWTEPVMDHADARAYEVIASNQQLTVEAVASRLGESVGECTTRVRRLTAMGLIERVGDRVVARHSDAVRRDDLAFQQSLLAGLAMQLSRSNILARAHGTAIGPSSNELQALDDARLGSCLMELLESAASSAAFVLDSGIGRSCILDLTAAAVAAAGRGVEIRVLVDDHAAEDAMLTALARLRAADCEVRTVTSLPLGVVIVDRSVAVLCHRDPDGSTLHGAAARSPLLAAPLAVAFEKFWASAGPPSDRADSSLSCLQQQILTLLACGHTDDAIAHRLGISRRTVSRVVADLLLKTSARSRFELGCKAALNRWAGTVTSSTLPRMSPGRP; encoded by the coding sequence ATGTCGTGGACAGAACCGGTGATGGATCACGCCGACGCGCGTGCATACGAAGTCATCGCAAGCAACCAGCAACTCACCGTGGAGGCCGTCGCCTCACGACTCGGCGAGTCCGTTGGCGAGTGCACGACGCGCGTACGCCGTCTCACGGCGATGGGGCTGATCGAACGCGTCGGTGATCGCGTCGTGGCGCGCCACTCGGACGCCGTACGGCGCGACGACCTCGCCTTCCAGCAGAGCCTGCTGGCGGGCCTGGCCATGCAACTGTCACGCAGCAACATCCTTGCCCGGGCCCACGGCACGGCAATCGGGCCGAGCAGCAACGAACTCCAGGCGCTGGACGATGCCCGGTTGGGCTCGTGCCTGATGGAGCTCCTGGAGTCGGCTGCGTCGTCAGCGGCTTTCGTGCTCGACAGTGGTATCGGCCGCAGCTGCATCCTCGACCTCACGGCGGCGGCCGTCGCGGCCGCAGGTCGTGGCGTGGAGATTCGCGTGCTCGTCGACGACCACGCCGCGGAGGACGCAATGCTGACCGCGCTGGCTCGTCTGCGCGCCGCCGACTGCGAGGTGCGCACCGTGACGAGTCTGCCGCTTGGCGTGGTCATCGTCGACCGGAGCGTCGCGGTCCTTTGTCACCGGGATCCCGACGGTTCGACGCTGCACGGCGCAGCCGCCAGGTCCCCGCTCCTCGCCGCACCGCTCGCGGTCGCCTTCGAGAAGTTCTGGGCGTCCGCCGGCCCGCCGAGCGACCGCGCCGACTCCTCCTTGTCCTGCCTCCAGCAGCAGATCCTCACGCTGCTGGCGTGCGGTCACACCGACGACGCGATCGCCCACCGGCTCGGGATCTCCCGTCGGACCGTCTCCCGGGTGGTGGCCGATCTACTCCTCAAGACGTCTGCCCGCAGCCGTTTCGAACTCGGCTGCAAGGCCGCACTCAACCGCTGGGCGGGCACCGTCACCTCCAGCACGCTCCCCCGAATGAGCCCGGGCCGCCCGTGA